One genomic window of Haloferax mediterranei ATCC 33500 includes the following:
- the fen gene encoding flap endonuclease-1 — translation MGNADLRTLAALSEVSFDEVAGSVVAVDAHNWLYRYLTTTVKWTSSEKYTTSEGEEVANLVGIVQGLPKFFEHDLTPVFVFDGGVTEMKDDEVAKRRKQREKAEERLEEAREAGDAVEAARMEARTQRLTETIQDTSRELLRLLDVPVVEAPAEGEAQASYMARKGDADYVGSEDYDTLLFGAPYTLRQLTSKGNPELMDLDATLEKHDISWEQLVDIAMLCGTDFNEGITGVGPKTAVKEVKKHGDLWSVLEARGDSIPNADRVREFFLDPPVTDDYDYNTGIDPDVDAAREFVTETWEVDPDEVRRGFERIEKSVTQTGLDRWT, via the coding sequence ATGGGAAACGCAGACCTGCGGACGCTCGCCGCGCTTTCTGAGGTGTCGTTCGACGAGGTGGCCGGGAGCGTGGTCGCCGTGGACGCGCACAACTGGCTGTATCGCTATCTTACGACGACGGTCAAGTGGACGAGTTCGGAGAAGTACACGACGAGCGAGGGCGAGGAAGTCGCCAACCTCGTCGGTATCGTCCAAGGTCTCCCCAAGTTCTTCGAACACGACCTGACGCCCGTCTTCGTCTTCGACGGTGGCGTCACGGAGATGAAAGACGACGAGGTCGCAAAGCGTCGCAAACAGCGCGAGAAGGCCGAAGAACGCCTCGAAGAAGCACGCGAAGCTGGCGACGCGGTCGAAGCCGCCCGGATGGAAGCTCGCACGCAACGACTCACGGAGACGATTCAGGACACGAGCCGTGAACTGCTCCGCCTGCTCGACGTGCCGGTGGTCGAAGCACCTGCCGAGGGCGAGGCGCAGGCGTCCTACATGGCTCGTAAAGGCGATGCCGACTACGTCGGAAGCGAGGACTACGACACGCTCCTGTTCGGCGCACCGTACACGCTCCGGCAACTCACGAGCAAAGGGAACCCGGAACTGATGGACCTCGATGCAACCCTCGAAAAACACGATATCTCGTGGGAGCAACTCGTGGACATCGCCATGCTCTGCGGGACCGACTTCAACGAGGGAATCACGGGCGTCGGCCCGAAGACCGCCGTCAAGGAGGTCAAGAAACACGGCGACCTGTGGAGCGTCCTCGAAGCCCGCGGCGACAGCATCCCCAACGCCGACCGGGTGCGCGAGTTCTTCCTCGACCCACCAGTCACCGACGACTACGACTACAACACGGGAATCGACCCCGATGTGGACGCCGCCCGCGAGTTCGTCACCGAGACGTGGGAAGTCGACCCCGACGAAGTTCGGCGCGGTTTCGAGCGCATCGAGAAATCGGTTACGCAGACGGGACTGGACCGCTGGACGTAG
- a CDS encoding ornithine cyclodeaminase family protein: MTDTLFLTSDEVSGLATPAEYVEAVREGYRQRGEGAPAEPRTKLFNREPPGMLTTYSSVLPETGAMGGYMYSAGFGAEDAWFMTPLFDAESGEPLALLDGASMNPFKTGAAGGVAVDALAREDASTVALIGSGAQARGQLRAIAAVRDLETVWVYSPTKESREQFAGEMDRVLDASVAAVASSAAAVEGADIVVTATTASDPVFDGDLLEPGTHVTAMGQYHPDKRELDATTIERATYVPDLRERATMDAGSFLAAMDAGVVDEDHIHAELGEVVAGVASGREDDEEITVFDSGGTGIETVASAYMLYEKAREEGLGTTIDFAPASEALTGE; the protein is encoded by the coding sequence ATGACAGACACGTTATTCCTCACGAGCGACGAGGTCAGCGGACTGGCGACCCCGGCAGAATACGTCGAGGCAGTCCGTGAGGGGTATAGACAGCGCGGTGAGGGCGCGCCCGCCGAGCCACGAACCAAGCTCTTCAACCGCGAACCGCCGGGCATGCTCACCACCTACTCGTCGGTTCTCCCCGAGACGGGTGCGATGGGGGGCTACATGTACTCCGCCGGTTTCGGCGCGGAAGACGCCTGGTTCATGACGCCGCTTTTCGACGCCGAGTCGGGCGAACCGCTCGCACTCCTCGACGGTGCGAGCATGAATCCCTTCAAAACCGGGGCAGCAGGCGGCGTCGCCGTGGACGCGCTCGCCCGCGAAGACGCCTCGACAGTCGCACTCATCGGCAGCGGCGCACAGGCCCGCGGACAACTCCGCGCCATCGCGGCGGTCCGTGACCTCGAAACTGTCTGGGTCTACTCGCCGACAAAGGAGAGCCGCGAGCAGTTCGCCGGGGAGATGGACCGCGTTCTCGATGCGAGCGTCGCCGCCGTCGCCTCCAGTGCCGCGGCCGTCGAAGGCGCGGATATCGTCGTCACTGCGACCACCGCGAGCGACCCGGTCTTCGATGGCGACTTGCTCGAACCCGGGACGCACGTCACCGCGATGGGGCAGTACCACCCGGACAAGCGCGAACTCGACGCGACGACCATCGAGCGCGCGACCTACGTCCCCGACCTGCGCGAACGCGCCACGATGGACGCTGGGTCGTTCCTCGCCGCCATGGACGCGGGTGTCGTCGACGAAGACCACATCCACGCCGAACTGGGCGAGGTCGTCGCTGGCGTCGCTTCGGGCCGCGAAGATGACGAGGAGATTACCGTGTTCGACAGCGGTGGCACGGGCATCGAGACAGTTGCGTCGGCGTACATGCTCTACGAGAAGGCTCGCGAGGAAGGACTCGGGACGACCATCGACTTCGCACCGGCGAGCGAGGCGCTCACGGGAGAGTAA
- a CDS encoding PadR family transcriptional regulator gives MYDLTGFQRDLLYVIAGLEEPHGLAIKEELEAYYEKEIHHGRLYPNLDTLVEKGLVDKGQRDRRTNYYTLTRRGRREIKARDEWEAEYIPEDFDA, from the coding sequence ATGTACGACCTGACAGGATTCCAGCGAGACCTGCTGTACGTTATCGCCGGTCTCGAAGAGCCGCACGGACTCGCTATCAAAGAAGAACTCGAAGCATACTACGAAAAGGAGATTCACCACGGTCGTCTCTATCCCAACCTCGATACGCTTGTAGAGAAGGGTCTCGTCGACAAGGGACAGCGTGACCGCCGAACCAACTACTACACGCTCACGCGTCGCGGCCGTCGTGAAATCAAAGCCCGCGACGAGTGGGAAGCAGAGTACATTCCGGAAGACTTCGACGCCTAG
- a CDS encoding class I SAM-dependent methyltransferase — protein MHGAGDVRFFDRFAPLYDLVMPPAEADALEDALARADRPVERVVDIGGGSGRATLALDVPERIVLDRSAGMLSRARERGLDCVRGDARSLPFADGSVDAVTVVDAFHHMPSQRTVAEEVYRVLAPGGVFAVNEFDPETLLGRGLVVAERVVGFGSSFATPQELTRFLERVGFESAVVETGFEYTVVGKKRENH, from the coding sequence ATGCACGGCGCTGGCGACGTTCGGTTCTTCGACCGGTTCGCACCGCTCTACGACCTCGTGATGCCGCCCGCCGAAGCGGATGCACTCGAAGATGCCCTCGCCCGTGCCGACCGTCCCGTAGAGCGCGTCGTCGACATCGGCGGCGGGTCCGGCAGAGCGACGCTCGCGCTCGACGTTCCCGAGCGAATCGTCCTCGACCGCTCGGCAGGGATGCTTTCGCGGGCACGAGAGCGCGGTCTCGATTGTGTACGCGGTGATGCCCGGTCGCTCCCGTTTGCGGATGGTTCGGTCGATGCCGTGACTGTCGTCGACGCCTTCCACCACATGCCGAGTCAGCGGACCGTCGCGGAAGAAGTCTACCGCGTGCTCGCACCCGGCGGCGTCTTCGCCGTCAACGAGTTCGACCCCGAAACGCTCCTCGGGCGCGGGTTGGTGGTTGCTGAGCGAGTCGTCGGATTCGGGTCGTCGTTTGCGACGCCGCAGGAACTGACGCGCTTTCTCGAACGCGTCGGGTTCGAGTCGGCAGTTGTCGAGACGGGGTTCGAATACACGGTGGTCGGGAAAAAACGGGAAAACCATTAG
- a CDS encoding amphi-Trp domain-containing protein produces the protein MGIDRLFETEIREQRAGVAVYLRDAADRLEAGELEFHDDEETVVLDVPEQVTLEVTVEQDDDAPDAGDVRRVRFELHLEKTA, from the coding sequence ATGGGCATTGACCGACTGTTCGAAACGGAAATCCGGGAACAACGGGCTGGAGTCGCTGTGTATCTCCGTGATGCGGCCGACCGGCTCGAAGCCGGTGAGCTGGAATTTCACGATGATGAAGAAACGGTGGTCCTCGATGTTCCCGAACAGGTCACCCTCGAAGTGACCGTCGAACAAGACGATGATGCCCCCGATGCTGGCGACGTTCGTCGTGTCCGGTTCGAACTCCACTTGGAAAAGACGGCGTAG
- a CDS encoding MFS transporter, with protein MCVGVVVEHVNRNDREIVALVMLAHGMVHTYELSIPIFVAIWLNGYATIDLGLTAIPVTTASLGVMVGLGFALFGLGALPGGVLVDRIGSKRLIVACLLGMAGSFVLLAAAPNLVVVALALIVWGAAASVYHPAGLRLISTGVEERGTGFAYHGIAGNLGIGFGPFLTALLLLFFDWHLVAGVLAIPALLAAVLATRADFEEQAAVAAADGGTGDDAAAVDADADDKAGTGVSSFGEFVSQSKHLFAGGFALVFALVMFSGLYYRGVTTFLPDLLGNVIGIEPVPISSLLPAALVPGSAAAAPTLDVELYVYAGLLTIGVFGQYVGGKLTDRIRTERGLIAGFGALAVVAVAFLPVASLGVGPLLAICALLGFFLFMVQPFYQATVAEYTPAGLRGLSYGFTYLGVFGVGALGGAIAGFVLAVADSTALFTVLAGFAAAAALLGVTLLRRRPTLA; from the coding sequence ATCTGTGTTGGAGTCGTCGTCGAACACGTGAATCGCAACGACCGCGAAATCGTCGCTCTGGTGATGCTCGCCCACGGGATGGTTCACACGTACGAGTTGTCGATTCCCATCTTCGTCGCCATCTGGCTCAACGGGTACGCCACCATCGACCTCGGTCTCACGGCAATTCCCGTTACGACCGCCTCACTGGGTGTGATGGTCGGTCTCGGGTTCGCCCTGTTCGGCTTAGGAGCACTTCCCGGCGGCGTCCTCGTGGACCGCATCGGGTCGAAGCGCCTCATCGTCGCCTGCCTCCTCGGAATGGCCGGTTCGTTCGTTCTTCTCGCGGCGGCCCCCAACCTCGTCGTCGTCGCACTCGCGCTCATCGTCTGGGGCGCAGCAGCGAGCGTGTATCACCCCGCCGGACTCCGGCTCATCAGCACGGGCGTCGAAGAACGGGGCACGGGCTTCGCCTACCACGGCATCGCCGGTAACCTCGGTATCGGCTTCGGCCCCTTCCTCACGGCGCTTCTGTTGCTCTTTTTCGACTGGCACCTCGTCGCTGGCGTCCTCGCGATTCCGGCACTCCTGGCGGCCGTTCTCGCGACACGTGCTGACTTCGAAGAACAGGCGGCCGTCGCCGCGGCAGACGGCGGAACTGGGGACGACGCTGCCGCGGTCGACGCTGACGCCGACGACAAAGCCGGGACTGGCGTCTCCTCGTTCGGCGAGTTCGTCTCGCAGTCGAAGCACCTCTTCGCGGGTGGCTTCGCCCTCGTGTTCGCGCTGGTGATGTTCTCGGGACTCTACTACCGCGGCGTCACGACGTTCCTTCCGGACCTCCTCGGCAACGTTATCGGCATCGAACCGGTTCCCATCTCGTCGCTGCTTCCCGCTGCGCTCGTTCCCGGGTCGGCGGCCGCGGCACCGACGCTCGACGTGGAACTGTATGTGTACGCCGGCCTGCTCACCATCGGCGTCTTCGGACAGTACGTCGGCGGGAAACTCACGGACCGCATTCGAACCGAACGGGGGTTAATCGCCGGCTTCGGCGCGCTCGCGGTCGTCGCCGTCGCGTTCCTTCCCGTCGCGAGTCTCGGCGTTGGCCCGCTCCTCGCAATCTGTGCGCTCCTCGGCTTCTTCCTGTTCATGGTTCAGCCGTTCTATCAGGCGACTGTCGCCGAGTACACGCCCGCCGGATTGCGCGGTCTCTCGTACGGCTTCACCTACCTCGGCGTGTTCGGCGTGGGCGCACTCGGCGGCGCAATCGCGGGCTTCGTGCTCGCGGTCGCCGACTCCACGGCGCTCTTCACGGTGCTCGCCGGGTTCGCGGCGGCCGCGGCGCTCCTTGGTGTGACGTTGTTGCGACGGCGGCCGACCCTCGCCTAA
- a CDS encoding NUDIX domain-containing protein has translation MDASSRVDIDGEWTVDEAGIIRRRNSHDLDAESFERALERIRGGLEWGVGALCERDGSVLLVRQDDQWLLPGGGVEPGETKPEALVRELDEETGLDADVGALRVVTEQTFQHGGDEASFRFAIYEARVEGELTDDPGLEDESITDVSWFERLPDDTLDRALIRFLCER, from the coding sequence ATGGACGCGTCCTCCAGGGTCGATATCGACGGCGAGTGGACCGTCGACGAAGCCGGCATCATCAGGCGTCGAAACAGCCACGACCTCGATGCCGAGTCGTTCGAGCGCGCTCTCGAACGAATCCGCGGCGGACTCGAATGGGGTGTCGGCGCGCTCTGTGAACGGGACGGGTCAGTCCTCCTCGTCCGACAGGACGACCAGTGGCTCCTTCCCGGTGGTGGCGTCGAACCCGGTGAGACGAAGCCAGAGGCACTGGTTCGCGAACTGGACGAAGAGACGGGTCTCGATGCTGACGTGGGTGCGCTGCGGGTCGTCACAGAACAGACGTTCCAACACGGCGGTGACGAAGCGAGTTTTCGCTTCGCCATCTACGAGGCCCGCGTCGAAGGCGAACTCACCGACGACCCGGGGCTCGAAGACGAGTCGATAACCGACGTGTCGTGGTTCGAAAGGCTCCCGGATGACACGCTCGACCGGGCGCTGATTCGATTCCTCTGCGAGCGCTGA
- a CDS encoding GNAT family N-acetyltransferase → MEFDLLGWPDDGPRLRLDYRRFAYAGKFVTPKTGKAVLRDPDTPLPPLDDERPAPTGGPDSLPPLSEDVVAAVAFNEDRTDPTTLWLRYVTVRADRKGEGLGPKLLARTCEAAAERGYETVRIATNNPFAYEACHKAGFGFTGRETGVAELVLERPADAPASVSRETYQSGLDRYRVRDLDDREREFLAAREGTTPPGHEGAGSPSTDDAHSDD, encoded by the coding sequence ATGGAGTTCGACCTCCTCGGGTGGCCGGACGACGGGCCGCGACTCAGGCTCGACTACCGGCGGTTCGCCTACGCGGGGAAGTTCGTCACCCCAAAGACGGGAAAGGCGGTGCTCCGCGACCCGGACACACCGCTTCCGCCACTGGACGACGAGCGACCCGCACCGACCGGCGGTCCGGATTCGCTACCCCCGCTGTCGGAGGACGTGGTCGCGGCAGTCGCATTCAACGAGGACCGAACTGACCCGACGACCCTCTGGCTTAGGTACGTCACCGTCAGAGCCGACCGGAAGGGCGAGGGACTCGGTCCGAAACTCCTCGCTCGAACTTGTGAGGCGGCCGCCGAACGCGGCTACGAGACGGTTCGAATCGCCACGAACAACCCCTTCGCCTACGAGGCGTGCCACAAGGCCGGATTCGGTTTCACCGGCCGCGAGACGGGTGTCGCCGAACTGGTCTTGGAGCGCCCGGCGGACGCGCCCGCGTCGGTTTCCCGTGAGACGTACCAGTCGGGACTTGACCGCTATCGCGTCCGCGACCTCGACGACCGAGAACGGGAATTTCTCGCTGCCCGCGAGGGAACCACTCCCCCCGGCCACGAAGGAGCCGGTTCTCCCTCCACTGACGACGCGCACTCGGACGATTGA
- a CDS encoding DUF3054 domain-containing protein codes for MATSTSFLEERLDAGALPIAVGDVLAIFLLVTAGVIQHNGVPYLSNEPVGWVLTAVPFLISWAIISPLLGAYSPGAAESAKSAVPLGIRSWLVAAVVGVGIRWTPLFEGGAEPAFVAVMLVLGSAAIAVWRTLYFRIV; via the coding sequence ATGGCAACCTCGACGTCCTTCCTCGAGGAGCGACTCGATGCCGGGGCGCTACCCATCGCCGTGGGTGACGTACTCGCCATCTTCCTCCTCGTGACCGCTGGCGTGATTCAGCACAACGGGGTCCCATACCTATCGAATGAACCAGTAGGGTGGGTACTCACAGCCGTACCGTTCCTCATCTCGTGGGCAATCATCTCGCCGCTTCTGGGTGCGTACTCTCCCGGTGCGGCGGAGTCGGCAAAGTCGGCTGTTCCGCTCGGCATCCGGTCGTGGCTCGTCGCCGCGGTTGTCGGTGTCGGGATTCGCTGGACCCCGCTTTTCGAAGGCGGCGCAGAACCCGCGTTCGTCGCCGTCATGCTGGTCCTCGGATCGGCCGCCATCGCCGTCTGGCGAACCCTGTACTTCCGAATCGTCTGA
- a CDS encoding aminotransferase class III-fold pyridoxal phosphate-dependent enzyme, which translates to MDRETAEPHVDTMPGKRAREWVEYHHDHAAPSTYVYDFVWDITAEAEGPFCTDVDGNVLLDFTSHVAAAPLGYNNPKIMDRMSEFDLVDPTKIAGQDFYVSDRSAPGEEQFPGPAALMDKLTDLTSHYGMDTVFLSNSGAEAVENAIKISYDNADGAKYGITFEGAFHGRTLGALSLNRSKSVYRRKYPEISGVLDVPFCDDRSCSPETCSCGFFPDSESAASKLRQKLHPETGHVDADEVAYVIVEPVQGEGGYRFPSDAFADELAAVVDDYDLTLIADEIQSGVGRTGEMWGADNYPMEPDVITGAKGLRVGATISNSDIFPSEKSRLSSTWGAGDILSSMQGVFTLEAIEDYDLLDNAVAHGRQFKETVRDSAPDTVTDVRGKGLLLAVEFDSKDRRDDAQEAALKRGLLTLACGHKVLRILPPLDVTEREIDIGANMLLDAIGDVS; encoded by the coding sequence ATGGACCGAGAGACGGCGGAACCCCACGTCGATACCATGCCCGGCAAACGCGCTCGTGAGTGGGTCGAATACCACCACGACCACGCTGCACCGAGTACCTACGTCTACGACTTCGTCTGGGACATCACCGCCGAGGCGGAGGGTCCGTTTTGTACTGATGTCGACGGAAACGTCCTCCTCGACTTCACCAGTCACGTCGCCGCCGCCCCACTCGGCTACAACAACCCGAAGATTATGGACCGAATGTCGGAGTTCGACCTCGTCGACCCGACCAAGATTGCCGGACAGGACTTCTACGTTAGCGACCGGTCCGCCCCCGGCGAAGAGCAGTTCCCCGGTCCCGCCGCCCTCATGGACAAACTGACGGACCTCACGAGCCACTACGGCATGGATACCGTCTTCCTCTCGAACTCCGGGGCCGAGGCCGTCGAGAACGCCATCAAAATCTCCTACGACAACGCCGACGGCGCGAAGTACGGCATCACCTTCGAAGGCGCGTTCCACGGCCGCACGCTCGGGGCGCTCTCGCTCAACCGCTCGAAATCGGTCTACCGGCGCAAGTATCCCGAGATTTCGGGCGTTCTCGACGTTCCGTTCTGCGACGACCGCTCGTGCTCCCCCGAAACGTGCTCGTGTGGGTTCTTCCCCGACTCGGAGTCCGCCGCGTCGAAACTTCGGCAGAAACTCCACCCCGAGACGGGCCACGTCGACGCCGACGAGGTCGCCTACGTCATCGTCGAGCCGGTTCAGGGCGAAGGCGGGTATCGCTTCCCCTCCGACGCCTTCGCCGACGAACTCGCCGCCGTCGTCGACGACTACGACCTGACGCTCATCGCTGACGAGATTCAGTCCGGCGTGGGCCGAACCGGCGAGATGTGGGGCGCAGACAACTACCCGATGGAACCGGATGTCATCACCGGCGCGAAAGGTCTCCGCGTGGGTGCGACCATCTCGAACTCCGATATCTTCCCGTCAGAGAAGAGTCGCCTCTCTTCGACGTGGGGTGCAGGTGACATCCTCTCGTCGATGCAGGGCGTGTTCACTCTCGAAGCAATCGAGGACTACGACCTGCTGGACAACGCCGTCGCCCACGGCCGCCAGTTCAAAGAGACGGTTCGAGACAGCGCCCCCGACACCGTCACCGACGTGCGCGGGAAGGGTCTCCTCCTCGCCGTCGAGTTCGACAGCAAAGACCGCCGCGACGACGCGCAGGAAGCCGCGCTCAAGCGCGGTCTACTCACTCTCGCATGCGGTCACAAAGTGCTCCGTATCCTCCCACCGCTCGACGTGACCGAGCGCGAAATCGACATCGGCGCGAACATGCTCCTCGATGCTATCGGGGACGTGTCGTAG
- a CDS encoding DUF7385 family protein, with product MTAGFDIHDVRHRVKLLRDDGETMLVENRDGVACPACGDDFSQLLISNRQAHSFDVDAGTRFCVRREAERLLVATHE from the coding sequence ATGACTGCTGGGTTCGACATCCACGACGTTCGACACCGCGTCAAACTGCTCCGCGACGACGGCGAGACGATGCTCGTCGAGAACCGCGACGGCGTGGCCTGTCCCGCCTGCGGCGACGACTTCTCTCAACTCCTCATCTCAAACCGGCAGGCGCACAGTTTCGACGTAGACGCTGGGACGCGCTTCTGCGTCCGGCGCGAAGCCGAGCGACTGCTCGTTGCCACACACGAGTAA
- a CDS encoding DUF7117 family protein: MEIRGERECKECGRQWSYYETGSVSCPHCGSMRSVGVGDRAQHTAMQTELDLSKHRSAVGDGTIRDAAPALKSDLRDYIRKTGYIQGGELLPLDETSLAAHELLHAVDVVARSNRPSDDEQLYVLSLLRGTDEGDRPASDEVPDSMTDARGLAYAEAIDAYRRDLSTWLDDHPDPEARKTLETLSNHLKRVEALEGAVSLSESESLVRATRDIYTALADDDLDALASARDRLAALF; encoded by the coding sequence ATGGAGATACGCGGCGAGCGCGAGTGCAAGGAGTGCGGCCGCCAATGGTCGTACTACGAGACGGGGAGTGTATCGTGCCCGCACTGCGGAAGTATGCGGAGCGTCGGCGTGGGCGACCGAGCGCAGCACACCGCCATGCAGACTGAACTCGACCTTTCGAAACACCGGTCTGCGGTCGGCGACGGAACCATCCGAGATGCCGCACCGGCGCTGAAGTCCGACCTCCGAGATTACATTCGAAAGACGGGGTACATACAGGGAGGCGAACTGCTCCCGCTCGATGAGACGTCGCTCGCGGCCCACGAACTACTCCACGCGGTCGACGTCGTCGCACGGTCGAATCGGCCGTCCGACGACGAACAACTCTACGTTCTCAGTCTGCTCCGCGGGACCGACGAGGGTGACCGCCCCGCTTCCGACGAGGTTCCCGACTCGATGACTGATGCACGCGGTCTCGCCTACGCCGAGGCCATCGACGCCTACCGGCGTGACCTCTCGACGTGGCTCGACGACCACCCTGACCCGGAGGCGAGAAAGACGCTCGAAACGCTCTCGAACCACCTCAAGCGCGTCGAAGCGCTCGAAGGTGCAGTTTCGCTCTCGGAGTCGGAATCACTCGTCAGGGCGACGCGTGATATCTACACTGCACTCGCTGACGACGACCTCGACGCCCTCGCGTCGGCTCGGGACCGACTCGCGGCGCTCTTTTAA
- a CDS encoding AI-2E family transporter: protein MWWALALVLAGAFTFVVYSFIGTFVFGLFIYYATRPIYRRIRRRIRPPSLAAAVALFALALPALGLVTYAATIALREFLKYADRLSTNNGVIDLEAYGIDPKLLEGIASPQALLEYDFGSLLTPDAISSLFDSLSVAANTFAFLGVGAIHLFVMIAFAFYLLRDDHRLSRWGRSMFSDDHGILEAYVRAVDRDFNNIFFGNILNAVLTGTIGVIAYSLLNVLAPTGVEIPAPALVGLLAGVASLIPVVGMKLVYVPVTGYMGLEATLANPPGLWFVLLFAAVSFVIVDTIPDLVLRPYVSGRSLHVGAVMIAYTFGPLLFGWYGIFLLPMVLVLLVNFVRLVLPELLAGKPIRPYMVDPVHLVDSPTAEETTPSPVTDEPSEEERMDRSADDDLDAPEFSDRDETRPSRDSRSPSDTGLDG from the coding sequence ATGTGGTGGGCGCTCGCGTTGGTTCTCGCGGGTGCGTTCACCTTCGTCGTCTACTCTTTCATCGGGACGTTCGTCTTCGGTCTCTTCATCTACTACGCGACTCGGCCCATCTACCGGCGGATTCGTCGACGAATCCGTCCGCCGAGTCTCGCCGCTGCGGTGGCACTGTTCGCACTCGCACTCCCTGCACTCGGCCTCGTCACCTACGCGGCGACAATCGCCCTCCGGGAGTTCTTGAAGTACGCCGACCGTCTGTCGACCAATAACGGCGTAATCGACCTCGAAGCGTACGGTATCGACCCGAAATTACTCGAGGGGATTGCCAGCCCGCAGGCGCTTTTGGAGTACGACTTCGGCTCGCTTTTGACACCGGATGCCATCAGTTCGTTGTTCGACTCACTCAGCGTCGCAGCCAACACCTTCGCCTTCCTCGGCGTCGGCGCAATCCACCTGTTCGTCATGATTGCGTTCGCGTTCTACCTCCTCCGCGACGACCATCGGCTCAGTCGATGGGGTCGGTCGATGTTCAGCGACGACCACGGTATCTTGGAAGCGTACGTGCGCGCCGTCGACCGCGACTTCAACAACATCTTCTTCGGGAACATCCTGAACGCCGTGCTCACTGGAACAATCGGCGTTATCGCCTACTCACTTCTGAACGTGCTCGCACCCACAGGCGTCGAGATTCCTGCCCCTGCCCTCGTCGGCCTACTCGCTGGTGTCGCGAGTCTTATCCCGGTGGTTGGAATGAAACTCGTCTACGTCCCCGTCACGGGGTACATGGGCTTAGAGGCCACATTGGCGAATCCGCCGGGACTGTGGTTCGTTCTCCTCTTCGCCGCCGTCTCGTTCGTCATCGTCGATACGATTCCCGACCTCGTGCTCAGGCCGTACGTCTCCGGTCGGAGCCTCCACGTCGGTGCCGTGATGATTGCCTACACGTTCGGCCCGCTGCTGTTCGGGTGGTACGGCATCTTCCTCCTGCCGATGGTACTCGTCCTCCTCGTGAACTTCGTCCGACTCGTCCTTCCCGAGTTGCTAGCGGGGAAACCGATTCGGCCGTATATGGTCGACCCAGTGCATCTGGTCGACAGTCCGACGGCTGAGGAGACGACACCCTCGCCGGTGACAGACGAACCGAGCGAAGAAGAGAGAATGGACCGGTCGGCAGATGACGACCTCGACGCCCCCGAGTTTTCCGACCGCGACGAGACGAGACCAAGTCGGGACTCTCGCTCGCCCTCTGACACCGGTCTCGACGGGTAG